A single window of Jiangella alkaliphila DNA harbors:
- a CDS encoding ammonium transporter: MDTGDTAWILASTALVMLMTPGLALFYGGMVRAKSVINMMMMSFGALGVISVLWVLYGYSMAFGSDVGAGLLGDPSEFFGLTGLMSPDALVGTIPSTVFVGFQGMFAVITVALVSGSIADRAKFWTWLLFAGIWGTLVYFPVAHWVFYFADGDGGWIADRLLALDFAGGTAVHINAGAAGLALALVLGRRRDFAKGSHRPHNLPLVMLGAGLLWFGWFGFNAGSAVGANGIAGVALVNTVAATAAAMLAWIIVEKLRDGHATSLGAASGLVSGLVAITPACAALNPVGSLILGVVAGAICSLVVDLKFRLRYDDSLDVVAVHLVGGLVGTIAIGFLATADAPAGVDGLFFGGGVDQLWRQVVGAGAVLGYSFVVTYLIGLVLQRTIGFRVDDDHEVVGVDRIHHGESGYEIGSEEVSEDVLARVAAPAAADVTDAPAPGRVIPAGGDVATA, from the coding sequence ATGGATACCGGAGACACCGCCTGGATTCTCGCATCCACGGCACTCGTCATGCTGATGACTCCGGGCCTTGCGCTGTTCTACGGCGGCATGGTCCGGGCGAAGAGCGTCATCAACATGATGATGATGAGCTTCGGCGCGCTCGGCGTGATCAGCGTGCTGTGGGTTCTGTACGGATACTCGATGGCCTTCGGTTCCGACGTCGGCGCCGGTCTCCTGGGTGACCCCAGCGAGTTCTTCGGCCTGACCGGTCTGATGAGCCCTGACGCCCTGGTAGGCACCATCCCGTCGACGGTGTTCGTCGGTTTCCAGGGCATGTTCGCGGTCATCACGGTCGCGCTGGTGTCGGGCTCGATCGCCGACCGCGCGAAGTTCTGGACCTGGCTGCTGTTCGCCGGCATCTGGGGCACGCTCGTGTACTTCCCGGTCGCGCACTGGGTGTTCTACTTCGCCGACGGCGACGGCGGCTGGATCGCCGACCGGCTGCTCGCCCTCGACTTCGCCGGTGGCACCGCGGTCCACATCAACGCCGGTGCGGCCGGCCTGGCGCTGGCGCTCGTCCTCGGGCGGCGCCGCGACTTCGCCAAGGGCTCGCACCGTCCGCACAACCTGCCGCTGGTGATGCTCGGCGCCGGCCTACTGTGGTTCGGCTGGTTCGGCTTCAACGCCGGCTCGGCGGTGGGCGCCAACGGCATCGCCGGTGTGGCGCTGGTCAACACCGTGGCCGCCACGGCCGCGGCGATGCTGGCCTGGATCATCGTCGAGAAGCTCCGCGACGGGCACGCGACGTCGCTGGGTGCGGCCTCCGGACTGGTGTCCGGTCTGGTAGCGATCACGCCGGCCTGCGCGGCGCTGAACCCGGTCGGCTCGCTGATCCTCGGCGTCGTGGCCGGCGCCATCTGCTCGCTGGTGGTCGACCTGAAGTTCCGGCTGCGCTACGACGACTCGCTCGACGTCGTCGCGGTGCACCTGGTCGGCGGCCTCGTCGGCACCATCGCCATCGGCTTCCTGGCCACGGCGGACGCTCCGGCGGGCGTCGACGGCCTGTTCTTCGGCGGCGGTGTCGACCAGCTCTGGCGGCAGGTCGTCGGCGCCGGTGCGGTGCTGGGCTACTCGTTCGTCGTCACGTACCTGATCGGCCTGGTGCTGCAGCGGACGATCGGGTTCCGGGTGGACGACGACCACGAGGTGGTCGGCGTCGACCGGATCCACCACGGCGAGTCCGGCTACGAGATCGGCTCCGAGGAGGTCTCGGAGGACGTGCTGGCCCGGGTGGCCGCGCCCGCGGCGGCCGACGTGACCGACGCTCCGGCGCCCGGTCGCGTGATCCCGGCCGGTGGTGACGTCGCCACCGCGTAG
- a CDS encoding long-chain fatty acid--CoA ligase encodes MTSTMMDVPLQVRRLLEHGSTIHGTSRVVTATGTGTHETTFADIARAAARLAGALSSLGVRPGDRVATFMWNNHRHVEAYFAVPAMGAVLHPLNIRLFPEQIAFTANHAADRVVIVDNSLLAGFAKLLPSLKSVRHVIVAGAADRSVLDGTGVGVHDYETLLAAQPVTYDWPDVDERAAAAMCYTSGTTGHPRGVVYSHRSIYLHALAESMPDVFDLSARDLLLGVVPQFHVLAWGLPYAAFATGTSMAMPDRFLAPEPLAAFIAAARPNKGAGVPTVWMGLLQYAEAHPEADLSSLTSLVVGGSAMSEALMRGLDARGITGLHAWGMTEMSPLGTLSRPPAGADDEESAGYRLTQGRFAAPVEARLVGPDGDVLGWDGETVGELEVRGPWITGSYYLDNDEDRFDEGWLRTGDVGTITSNGYLRLTDRARDVIKSGGEWISSVELEGHLAAHPAVVEAAVVGVPDDKWGERPLATVVVKEGEQVDVTELRDFLSTKVAKWQLPERWAVVPEIPKTSVGKFDKKIIRAAYAQDDLNVTTLG; translated from the coding sequence ATCACCAGCACGATGATGGACGTTCCGCTGCAGGTGCGCCGGCTGCTCGAGCACGGCTCCACGATCCACGGCACCAGCCGGGTGGTCACGGCAACCGGCACCGGCACGCACGAGACGACCTTCGCCGACATCGCCCGCGCCGCGGCCCGGCTGGCCGGCGCGCTGTCGTCGCTCGGGGTCCGGCCCGGCGACCGGGTGGCGACGTTCATGTGGAACAACCACCGCCATGTCGAGGCGTACTTCGCGGTGCCCGCGATGGGCGCGGTGCTGCACCCGCTGAACATCCGGCTGTTCCCGGAGCAGATCGCGTTCACCGCCAACCACGCGGCGGACCGCGTCGTCATCGTCGACAACTCACTGCTCGCGGGGTTCGCCAAGCTGCTGCCGTCGCTGAAGTCGGTGCGGCACGTCATCGTCGCCGGCGCGGCCGACCGCAGCGTGCTCGACGGCACCGGTGTCGGCGTACACGACTACGAGACGCTGCTGGCGGCGCAGCCGGTGACCTACGACTGGCCCGACGTCGACGAGCGCGCGGCCGCGGCCATGTGTTACACGTCCGGCACCACCGGCCACCCCAGAGGCGTCGTCTACAGCCACCGCTCGATCTACCTGCACGCGCTGGCCGAGTCGATGCCCGACGTGTTCGACCTGTCCGCCCGCGACCTGCTGCTGGGCGTCGTCCCGCAGTTCCATGTGCTCGCGTGGGGGCTTCCATACGCCGCGTTCGCCACCGGCACGTCGATGGCCATGCCCGACCGCTTCCTCGCGCCGGAGCCGCTGGCCGCCTTCATCGCCGCAGCGCGGCCGAACAAGGGCGCGGGCGTGCCGACCGTCTGGATGGGGCTGCTGCAGTACGCCGAGGCGCACCCGGAGGCGGACCTCTCGTCGCTGACCTCTCTCGTCGTCGGCGGGTCGGCGATGTCCGAGGCGCTGATGCGCGGCCTCGACGCGCGTGGCATCACCGGCCTGCACGCATGGGGGATGACGGAGATGAGCCCGCTCGGCACGCTCTCGCGGCCGCCGGCCGGCGCGGACGACGAGGAGTCCGCCGGCTACCGGCTCACCCAGGGCCGGTTCGCCGCGCCCGTCGAGGCCCGGCTGGTCGGCCCGGACGGCGACGTGCTCGGCTGGGACGGCGAGACCGTCGGCGAGCTCGAGGTGCGCGGTCCGTGGATCACCGGGTCGTACTACCTGGACAACGACGAGGACCGCTTCGACGAGGGCTGGCTGCGCACCGGCGACGTCGGCACCATCACGTCCAACGGCTACCTGCGCCTCACCGACCGCGCGCGCGACGTCATCAAGTCCGGCGGCGAGTGGATCAGCTCGGTCGAGCTGGAGGGCCACCTCGCCGCACATCCCGCCGTCGTCGAGGCGGCCGTCGTCGGCGTGCCCGACGACAAGTGGGGCGAGCGCCCGCTGGCCACCGTCGTCGTCAAGGAGGGCGAACAGGTCGACGTCACCGAGCTGCGCGACTTCCTGTCGACGAAGGTCGCCAAGTGGCAGCTGCCCGAGCGCTGGGCGGTCGTGCCGGAGATCCCGAAGACCAGCGTCGGCAAGTTCGACAAGAAGATCATTCGCGCGGCGTACGCACAAGATGACCTGAACGTCACTACGCTCGGCTGA
- a CDS encoding VOC family protein, which translates to MATHWTLGGDAADPQTLAAFWAFALGYVPEPGYDDPDGASIVDPDGVGPAIGFLRVPEPKTAKNRLHIDVRVAGEPPWDWLARADLIRAKVTGLVEHGATVVREEHYRDERGSVLGHVVMLDPEGNEFCVA; encoded by the coding sequence ATGGCGACGCACTGGACGCTCGGGGGTGATGCCGCCGACCCGCAGACGCTGGCCGCGTTCTGGGCCTTCGCGCTCGGTTACGTGCCCGAGCCCGGCTACGACGACCCCGACGGTGCCTCGATCGTCGATCCGGACGGTGTGGGCCCGGCCATCGGGTTCCTGCGGGTGCCCGAGCCGAAGACGGCCAAGAACCGGCTGCACATCGATGTCCGCGTCGCCGGCGAGCCGCCGTGGGACTGGCTCGCCCGGGCCGACCTGATCCGCGCGAAGGTCACCGGGCTCGTCGAGCACGGCGCGACCGTCGTCCGGGAGGAGCACTACCGGGACGAGCGCGGCTCCGTGCTCGGGCACGTCGTGATGCTGGACCCGGAGGGCAACGAGTTCTGCGTCGCCTGA
- a CDS encoding VOC family protein, which produces MTFHGSVNIAMKIPRAQYAATVAFYRDVLGLPTRDVTGTDIAAGVTRSMRVEFGANVLWLDEVPAYSRSDVWLELGTDDLPAAMERLAAAGVVARDELEPLPDAMRAHWIANPAGVVHLVAEAPE; this is translated from the coding sequence GTGACGTTCCACGGCAGCGTCAACATCGCCATGAAGATCCCGCGCGCGCAGTACGCCGCGACGGTCGCGTTCTACCGCGACGTGCTGGGCCTGCCCACGCGCGACGTCACCGGAACAGACATCGCTGCCGGGGTGACGCGCAGCATGCGGGTGGAGTTCGGGGCGAACGTGCTGTGGCTGGACGAGGTGCCCGCCTACAGTCGCTCCGACGTCTGGCTGGAGCTGGGAACCGACGATCTCCCGGCGGCCATGGAGCGGCTGGCCGCCGCCGGCGTCGTGGCCCGGGACGAGCTGGAACCGCTGCCCGACGCCATGCGGGCGCACTGGATCGCCAACCCCGCGGGCGTCGTGCACCTGGTGGCCGAGGCCCCCGAATGA
- a CDS encoding ArsR/SmtB family transcription factor translates to MSRTLLDAVLVALAEPTRRQLLDLLADRGEASASTLAGALPVTRQAVVKHLAVLDDAGLVSGRRVGREVLYRTRPERLAEAARDLSELATAWESRLATIKRLAEEGDRP, encoded by the coding sequence ATGAGCCGAACCCTGCTCGACGCGGTGCTGGTCGCGCTGGCCGAGCCGACCCGGCGGCAGCTGCTCGACCTGCTCGCCGACCGCGGCGAGGCCAGCGCCAGCACTCTGGCCGGCGCGTTGCCGGTGACCCGGCAGGCGGTCGTCAAGCACCTCGCCGTGCTCGACGACGCCGGCCTGGTCAGCGGCCGCCGGGTGGGCCGCGAGGTGCTCTACCGGACCCGGCCCGAGCGGCTGGCCGAGGCGGCCCGCGACCTGAGCGAGCTGGCGACGGCGTGGGAGTCGCGGCTGGCGACGATCAAGCGCCTGGCCGAGGAAGGAGACCGGCCGTGA
- a CDS encoding SRPBCC family protein produces MSTDRIERDIVIAAAPQRVWAIVTRPEHLGTWFADAGAEIDLRPGGELTLTWKDHGVSRGVVETVEPYTTFAFRWALDDGRPGEGNSTLVEFTLSPDGDGTRLRVVESGFSRLAGGPDQQAKHVAENTEGWRLELDELRGYAESVAA; encoded by the coding sequence ATGAGCACCGACCGCATCGAACGCGACATCGTCATCGCCGCCGCCCCGCAGCGGGTCTGGGCGATCGTCACCCGCCCCGAACACCTGGGCACCTGGTTCGCCGATGCCGGCGCGGAGATCGACCTGCGCCCCGGCGGCGAGCTGACGCTCACGTGGAAGGACCACGGCGTCTCACGCGGCGTCGTCGAGACCGTCGAGCCGTACACGACGTTCGCGTTCCGCTGGGCGCTCGACGACGGCCGGCCGGGCGAGGGCAACTCGACGCTCGTCGAGTTCACGCTGAGCCCTGACGGCGACGGCACCCGGCTGCGGGTGGTCGAGAGCGGGTTCAGCCGGCTGGCCGGCGGGCCGGACCAGCAGGCGAAGCATGTCGCCGAGAACACCGAGGGCTGGCGGCTGGAGCTGGACGAGCTGCGCGGCTACGCCGAGTCCGTCGCGGCATGA
- a CDS encoding sulfurtransferase, whose protein sequence is MSVLIDTDALGRRLAAGERTVLLDVRWKLGDPHGHDHYLAGHLPGAAYADLETELAGPPSPEQGRHPLPDVGVLQAAARRWGVRDGDTVVAYDDLGGLSAARAWWLLRWAGLTDVWLLDGGLSAWTAAGGTLESGPVTPPEGDVTLRPGALPTLSADDAAALPDDGVLLDARAGERFRGETEPVDPRAGHIPGALSAPTADNLDAAGRFLDPSALRARFAALGVDGDRPVGAYCGSGVTAAHEVAALAVAGIDATLYPGSWSQWSSDPDRPVATGP, encoded by the coding sequence ATGAGCGTCCTGATCGACACCGACGCGCTCGGCCGGCGGCTGGCCGCGGGGGAGCGCACCGTCCTGCTCGACGTCCGCTGGAAGCTCGGCGACCCGCACGGCCACGACCACTACCTGGCCGGTCACCTGCCCGGCGCGGCCTACGCCGACCTCGAGACCGAGCTGGCCGGGCCGCCGTCACCGGAGCAGGGCCGGCACCCACTGCCCGACGTCGGCGTGCTGCAGGCGGCCGCCCGCCGGTGGGGCGTGCGCGACGGCGACACCGTCGTCGCGTACGACGACCTCGGCGGCCTGTCGGCGGCCCGGGCGTGGTGGCTGCTGCGCTGGGCCGGGCTGACGGACGTGTGGTTGCTGGACGGCGGGCTGAGCGCGTGGACGGCGGCCGGCGGGACGCTGGAGTCGGGTCCGGTGACACCGCCGGAGGGCGACGTGACACTGCGGCCGGGCGCGCTGCCGACGCTGTCCGCCGACGACGCCGCCGCGTTGCCTGACGACGGGGTGCTGCTGGACGCCCGCGCCGGCGAGCGCTTCCGCGGCGAGACCGAGCCGGTCGACCCGCGGGCCGGGCACATCCCCGGCGCCCTGAGCGCCCCGACGGCGGACAACCTCGATGCCGCGGGCCGGTTCCTGGACCCGTCCGCGCTGCGTGCGAGGTTCGCCGCCCTCGGCGTCGACGGCGACCGGCCCGTCGGCGCCTACTGCGGCTCCGGCGTCACCGCCGCCCACGAGGTCGCCGCCCTCGCCGTCGCCGGCATCGACGCGACCCTCTACCCAGGCTCCTGGTCGCAGTGGTCGTCCGACCCCGACCGCCCGGTGGCCACCGGCCCCTGA
- a CDS encoding phosphotransferase yields the protein MSEAETPLPGGRVGGAVRVGDTVRRPTGPWTPAVHALLDALRAAGLDGVPAVHGVDEQGREVLGLIPGRSIARDEVVGEALLADGVSWLRRFHDAVAGYRPAGEVTWRHGRRALADGELVCHNDPAAYNWIADGDRVAGVVDWDMAGPGVALDDLAFVAWMSVPLRRELPVDDVARRLGVMADAYGDVSPEAILAHVRVRMSMAADRIEAGQRRGDQGLLNLAAIGEPGNTRAALAALAAREPAIAAALPR from the coding sequence GTGAGCGAGGCCGAGACGCCGTTGCCGGGTGGCCGGGTCGGTGGGGCCGTGCGCGTCGGCGACACCGTGCGGCGGCCGACCGGGCCGTGGACGCCGGCGGTGCACGCGCTGCTGGACGCGTTGCGGGCCGCCGGACTGGACGGCGTCCCCGCGGTCCATGGGGTCGACGAGCAGGGCCGCGAGGTGCTGGGGCTGATCCCCGGCCGCAGCATCGCCCGCGACGAGGTCGTCGGTGAGGCGCTGCTGGCCGACGGGGTCAGCTGGCTGCGCCGCTTCCACGACGCGGTGGCCGGCTACCGGCCGGCGGGCGAGGTGACGTGGCGGCACGGGCGCCGCGCGCTGGCCGACGGCGAGCTCGTCTGCCACAACGACCCGGCCGCCTACAACTGGATCGCCGACGGCGACCGCGTCGCCGGCGTGGTCGACTGGGACATGGCCGGCCCGGGTGTCGCGCTCGACGATCTCGCCTTTGTCGCATGGATGTCGGTGCCGCTGCGCCGCGAGCTGCCGGTGGACGACGTCGCGCGGCGGCTCGGGGTGATGGCCGACGCCTACGGCGACGTGAGCCCGGAGGCGATCCTGGCGCACGTGCGGGTCCGGATGAGCATGGCGGCCGACCGCATCGAGGCCGGTCAGCGACGTGGTGACCAGGGGCTGCTGAACCTCGCGGCGATCGGCGAGCCGGGCAACACCCGGGCGGCGCTGGCCGCGCTGGCCGCTCGCGAACCCGCGATCGCCGCCGCCCTCCCCCGTTGA
- a CDS encoding bis-aminopropyl spermidine synthase family protein gives MDPRTDPIDRVADLVSGLGIGARPVRAALAALVAGSVTLDDLVRRFALPRRLAEALLDALGGDLTTSGSRSAGVRADARVRYRERFGLDRLERPQLPGPVDALPADDVARRIAEVVAAAPAAVQALDHVPATRVTALRRALWLDGTFDLDGATLVCVGDHDLTSVAVCLVNPRVNVVVADLDEDLLAYVDQQAAALDLPIRTAYADFRAGLPSAAREVGDLVFTDPPYTPEGVRLFLTRGLESLRDRANGRLVLAYGYGRHQPALGLKVQRELVGLSLATEAILPHFNRYDGAQAIGSASDLYVCQPTAATWKALPRAAQEAVTIYTHGPQSLEGGRPDAEDVMTTLLEAAAGPESLDVGAVVALRRPPGGIALGDVFAGRAAAAVPNARSAAVAVHLVGDPSTWLLRTLLALDVRRLAVAVQNAHPAVTSQAGQQELQRLVGAKWRLRFRRSTPDSRHAIVEAAEVDAADLAPADVARRFLLDNGHRRLGTAWRDALIKGSRRTGGEPLGKDEARRIVDESGLPAHVLDSPLIELPAHRIASIIAGLDAN, from the coding sequence TTGGACCCGCGCACCGACCCCATCGACCGCGTCGCCGACCTCGTGTCGGGACTCGGCATCGGCGCGCGCCCGGTGCGTGCGGCGCTGGCCGCCCTGGTCGCCGGGTCCGTCACGCTCGACGACCTCGTCCGCCGGTTCGCGCTGCCGCGGCGGCTGGCCGAGGCGCTGCTCGACGCGCTGGGCGGCGACCTCACGACGTCCGGCAGTCGGTCGGCGGGGGTGCGGGCCGACGCGCGGGTGCGGTACCGCGAGCGGTTCGGACTGGACCGCCTGGAGCGGCCCCAACTCCCGGGTCCGGTCGACGCGCTGCCGGCCGACGACGTCGCGCGGCGCATCGCGGAGGTCGTCGCCGCCGCACCGGCCGCCGTCCAAGCGCTCGACCACGTGCCCGCGACGCGGGTCACCGCGCTGCGCCGCGCGCTGTGGCTGGACGGCACCTTCGACCTCGACGGCGCGACGCTGGTGTGCGTCGGCGACCACGACCTGACGTCCGTCGCGGTGTGCCTGGTCAACCCGCGGGTGAACGTCGTGGTCGCGGACCTCGACGAGGACCTGCTCGCGTACGTCGACCAGCAGGCCGCGGCGCTGGACCTGCCGATCCGCACCGCCTACGCGGACTTCCGGGCCGGGCTGCCGTCGGCCGCGCGCGAGGTGGGCGACCTCGTCTTCACCGACCCGCCCTATACGCCCGAGGGCGTGCGCCTCTTCCTCACCCGCGGCCTGGAGAGCCTGCGCGACCGCGCGAACGGCCGGCTGGTCCTGGCCTACGGGTACGGACGGCACCAGCCGGCGCTGGGGCTGAAGGTCCAGCGTGAGCTCGTCGGGCTGTCGCTGGCCACCGAGGCGATCCTGCCGCACTTCAACCGCTACGACGGCGCGCAGGCCATCGGCAGCGCCAGCGACCTCTACGTCTGCCAGCCGACGGCCGCGACGTGGAAGGCGCTGCCGCGCGCGGCGCAGGAGGCCGTCACGATCTACACGCACGGTCCCCAGTCGCTCGAGGGCGGCCGGCCCGACGCCGAGGACGTCATGACGACGCTGCTCGAGGCCGCCGCCGGGCCCGAGTCGCTGGACGTCGGCGCGGTCGTCGCGCTGCGGCGTCCGCCGGGCGGCATCGCACTCGGCGACGTGTTCGCCGGGCGGGCCGCGGCCGCCGTTCCGAACGCCCGCTCGGCCGCGGTCGCCGTCCACCTCGTCGGCGACCCGAGCACCTGGCTGCTCCGCACGCTGCTGGCCCTGGACGTGCGGCGGCTGGCGGTCGCCGTCCAGAACGCCCATCCGGCCGTGACGTCGCAGGCTGGCCAGCAGGAGCTGCAGCGGCTGGTCGGCGCGAAGTGGCGGCTCCGGTTCCGGCGCAGCACCCCTGACTCGCGGCACGCCATCGTCGAGGCGGCCGAGGTCGACGCGGCGGATCTCGCGCCCGCCGACGTCGCGCGGCGGTTCCTGCTCGACAACGGCCACCGGCGCCTCGGCACCGCCTGGCGCGACGCCCTGATCAAGGGCAGCCGGCGCACGGGCGGCGAGCCGCTCGGCAAGGACGAGGCCCGGCGCATCGTCGACGAGTCCGGGCTGCCGGCCCACGTGCTCGACAGCCCGCTGATCGAGCTTCCCGCGCACCGCATCGCTTCGATCATCGCCGGCCTCGACGCGAATTGA
- a CDS encoding LCP family protein, whose translation MQRARRGQGARRSRLQTRRAERNGRYGRFIGLTALGSLVPGAGFIAAGKRRLGTTLLVILVALLIFGLAVVVLVPPGELASYGGDRQMMLILGTALAAGAVAWLLIALGSHRSLEPDGLTTGKRLAGAAVVIVCASVVVAPMAVGSRYAFTQRELVGNISSSGASNTTPDVDISDPWADKPRLNVLFLGGDAGEGRTGLRPDTQIVASIDTETGATTMISLPRNLQGIPFPEGTPLAEAYPDGFSGGGDPLEWMLNAVYANVPRDHPEVFEGVGDPGADATKWAVEGALGIEVDYFIMVDLAGFEAVVNALGGITVDVPRDIPWGNKSLPDGTCTEANGYIQQGDDQLLDGFQALWFARSRCGSDDYERMERQRCVMNAIVDKADPATLLSQYQSLASAAGDIITSDVPADLFPALIELMVKVRTQPLESLTLDNEFFGSMGTTSSDPDYDQLHARIQEILAGTPAAPEGGETGETTPPPEDTTEATGQSADNASSDRSGATIEQASGETDEPAEEPTEGATDEPAADEPVDAGAVC comes from the coding sequence GTGCAGCGTGCACGACGAGGCCAAGGTGCTCGACGCTCCCGGCTGCAGACGCGCCGGGCCGAGCGCAACGGACGCTACGGCCGCTTCATCGGGCTCACCGCACTCGGCTCGCTGGTCCCCGGCGCCGGGTTCATCGCCGCCGGCAAGCGCCGGCTCGGCACGACGCTGCTGGTGATCCTCGTCGCGCTGCTCATCTTCGGGCTCGCCGTCGTCGTGCTCGTGCCGCCCGGCGAACTGGCGTCGTACGGCGGCGACCGCCAGATGATGCTGATCCTCGGGACGGCGCTCGCGGCCGGCGCCGTGGCCTGGCTGCTCATCGCGCTCGGCAGCCACCGGTCGTTGGAGCCGGACGGCCTGACCACCGGCAAGCGGCTGGCCGGCGCGGCCGTCGTCATCGTCTGCGCGTCGGTCGTGGTCGCGCCGATGGCGGTCGGCTCCCGGTACGCATTCACCCAGCGCGAGCTGGTCGGCAACATCTCCTCCAGCGGCGCCAGCAACACCACGCCTGACGTCGACATCTCCGACCCGTGGGCGGACAAGCCGCGGCTGAACGTGCTCTTCCTCGGCGGCGACGCCGGCGAGGGCCGCACCGGACTACGTCCGGACACCCAGATCGTCGCCAGCATCGACACCGAGACCGGCGCGACCACGATGATCTCGCTGCCGCGCAACCTGCAGGGCATCCCGTTCCCCGAGGGCACGCCGCTCGCCGAGGCCTATCCCGACGGGTTCAGCGGCGGCGGCGACCCGCTCGAGTGGATGCTCAACGCCGTCTACGCCAACGTGCCGCGCGACCACCCCGAGGTGTTCGAGGGCGTCGGCGACCCTGGCGCCGACGCCACCAAGTGGGCGGTCGAGGGCGCGCTGGGCATCGAGGTCGACTACTTCATCATGGTCGACCTCGCCGGCTTCGAGGCGGTCGTCAACGCCCTCGGCGGCATCACCGTCGACGTGCCGCGCGACATCCCGTGGGGCAACAAGAGCCTCCCCGACGGCACCTGCACCGAGGCCAACGGCTACATCCAGCAGGGCGACGACCAGCTGCTCGACGGTTTCCAGGCGCTCTGGTTCGCCCGCTCGCGCTGCGGCAGCGACGACTACGAGCGCATGGAGCGGCAGCGCTGCGTCATGAACGCCATCGTCGACAAGGCCGACCCGGCCACGCTGCTCAGCCAGTACCAGAGCCTCGCCTCGGCGGCCGGCGACATCATCACCTCCGACGTGCCCGCCGACCTGTTCCCGGCGCTGATCGAGCTCATGGTCAAGGTCCGCACCCAGCCGCTGGAGAGCCTGACCCTCGACAACGAGTTCTTCGGCAGCATGGGCACCACGTCGAGCGACCCCGACTACGACCAGCTGCACGCACGCATCCAGGAGATCCTCGCCGGCACCCCGGCCGCCCCCGAGGGCGGCGAGACCGGCGAGACGACGCCGCCGCCCGAGGACACCACCGAGGCGACCGGCCAGAGCGCCGACAACGCCAGCAGCGACCGCTCCGGCGCCACCATCGAGCAGGCCTCCGGCGAGACGGACGAGCCGGCCGAAGAGCCGACCGAGGGCGCGACGGACGAGCCCGCGGCCGACGAGCCGGTCGACGCCGGCGCGGTCTGCTGA
- a CDS encoding phosphoribosyltransferase, with amino-acid sequence MRSRGRAWRDRREAGEQLGAAVQEQLGDVGDVLVLGLPRGGVAVAAPVAAALGGELDVLVVRKAGVPWQPELALGAVTASGHRVVNAEVARRIRLGDAEVEVVFADAQAAAEQRQRLLRGGRPALRLAGRTVVLVDDGIATGATMRAAAELLATAEPGPRVVVVAVPVGPADTVDELAEVVDAVVALEIPATFLAVGEWYDDFTQVEDADVRALLRP; translated from the coding sequence GTGAGATCTCGCGGGCGAGCCTGGCGCGATCGTCGCGAGGCTGGTGAGCAGCTGGGCGCGGCGGTCCAGGAGCAGCTCGGCGACGTCGGGGACGTGCTGGTGCTGGGGCTGCCGCGCGGCGGGGTGGCCGTCGCGGCGCCGGTGGCCGCGGCACTGGGCGGCGAGCTGGACGTGCTCGTGGTGCGCAAGGCCGGCGTGCCGTGGCAGCCAGAGCTGGCGCTGGGCGCCGTCACGGCGTCGGGGCACCGGGTGGTGAACGCCGAGGTGGCCCGGCGCATCCGGCTCGGCGACGCAGAGGTCGAGGTGGTCTTCGCCGACGCCCAGGCCGCGGCCGAGCAACGCCAGCGGCTCCTGCGCGGCGGCCGCCCGGCCCTGCGGCTGGCCGGCCGCACCGTCGTCCTGGTGGACGACGGGATCGCGACGGGCGCGACGATGAGGGCGGCGGCCGAGCTGCTCGCGACGGCGGAACCGGGGCCGCGCGTCGTCGTCGTGGCGGTGCCGGTGGGGCCGGCGGACACGGTGGACGAGCTGGCGGAGGTCGTGGACGCGGTCGTCGCGCTGGAGATCCCGGCGACGTTCCTCGCGGTCGGCGAGTGGTACGACGACTTCACCCAAGTCGAAGATGCCGACGTCAGAGCGTTGTTGAGGCCGTGA
- a CDS encoding VOC family protein: MKPQANALALIVSDIAASVDFYRRLGLDFGDVTSAHIECELMPGFKLMLDDAANAKVFYPDWTPPTGGAHTALAFEFGSPSEVDEIYRELADVGLGSAHEPFDAPWGHRIATVRDPDGNNVDLYARLS; the protein is encoded by the coding sequence ATGAAACCACAAGCCAATGCCCTTGCGCTGATCGTCTCGGACATCGCCGCATCGGTCGACTTCTATCGGCGGCTCGGCCTCGACTTCGGAGACGTGACCAGCGCCCACATCGAGTGCGAGTTGATGCCGGGGTTCAAGCTCATGCTGGACGACGCAGCCAATGCCAAGGTGTTCTATCCGGACTGGACGCCACCGACCGGAGGTGCCCACACCGCGCTCGCTTTCGAGTTCGGCTCGCCGTCCGAGGTCGACGAGATCTATCGGGAGCTAGCAGATGTGGGATTAGGCAGCGCGCACGAGCCGTTCGACGCTCCATGGGGACATCGGATCGCGACCGTGCGCGACCCCGACGGCAACAACGTCGATCTCTACGCCCGACTGAGTTAG